The Hippoglossus hippoglossus isolate fHipHip1 chromosome 19, fHipHip1.pri, whole genome shotgun sequence genome has a segment encoding these proteins:
- the LOC117752805 gene encoding SUN domain-containing protein 1-like isoform X14 has translation MMVFLSSDSEPQVVSSLRTRTMSRLSLRLDNGLLDHSLPLSSASYSAGGGSWRSSRSLKPRRSQHHSVSCSESLLVPSPRKPSGRSLHSSSVHSVTSDTSLLSSLLDESSIQDATLVDTLWGLDHDVDPKESTIVAEQSTVLANCTLIGSDSFCVKHTGQTLSRVYCELHPDKKESVTTRSSSSKYTTSSSSVSGERELETSIVYDRDRSRRRRTGKTGGAILRWLSRRWHHMTAPDRAVLLTRSPPRFVLFLVPLLLFLIGPCWFGLAGIQSILAALNITDWTKVVSDVPALSSMYSFMSSQSPSAENAAEGSGEVQLYEEPLYPRPPPAEEEESDRLVGLEQSLTVLWGRVEAAGQQAEQRHREVLGLYADLQQRVSARSGEDDLQLWLSSLIDHELTELRRRLDEERQREQMQQLSQQQSLSSRLDQLELQLLAAQTEEDQWRREAASVPQSTLPAAISMGVDRQSHDALLAEVARLEVALEDVRRDVDGLSGFKDRCRQLDGVQQTISEQVSAQVREEVRALVYGNQVTVAGGGDSDTLPESLLQWLSQQYVSRADLQVALSSLERSILQNIKLQLVQHRNEEVRETVLQTTGTAGDTVTPEDVHVIVKNALRLFSQDQTGLADYALESGGGSVLSTRCSETYETKAALLSLFGLPLWYFSQSPRTVIQPDVHPGNCWAFRGSTGFLVIRLSMRILPTAFSLEHIPKALAPSGALHSAPRDFSVYGLDDERQDRGKLLGVYTYDEDGEALQTYAATEENDQMFQIIEVKVLSNWGHQEYTCIYRFRVHGSPSDV, from the exons ATGATGGT CTTCTTGTCGTCGGACTCGGAGCCGCAGGTCGTCTCCTCCCTTCGGACCAGGACCATGTCCAGACTCAGTCTGCGGCTCGATAACGGTCTGTTGGATCACAGTCTGCCGCTCAGCAGCGCCTCCTACAGCgcaggaggaggcagctggaggagcagcag GTCCCTGAAGCCTCGTCGTTCCCAGCATCACTCTGTCTCCTGCTCGGAGTCTCTCCTCGTCCCGTCTCCTCGTAAACCGTCCGGCCGCtcgctccacagcagcagcgtcCACAGCGTGACCTCAGACACCTCCCTGCTGTCCTCGCTGCTGGACGAGTCGTCCATCCAGGACGCCACGCTGGTCGACACCCTCTGGG GTTTGGACCATGACGTTGATCCTAAAG AAAGCACCATCGTAGCAGAGCAGAGTACTGTCCTGGCAAACtgcactctgattggctcagaCAGCTTCTGTGTCAAACACACGGGGCAGACGCTCAGCAGGGTTTACTGTGAGCTGCATCCGGACAAGAAGGAGTCCGTCACCACACGCAGTTCCTCCTCCAAAtacaccacctcctcctcctcggtgtCAGGGGAGAGAGAACTGGAGACCTCCATCGTCTACGACCGAGATCGGAGCCGCAGGAGGAGAACAG gtaaaACAGGAGGTGCCATCCTCCGGTGGCTCAGCAGAAGATGGCATCACATGACTGCTCCTGATCGTGCCGTCCTACTGACTCg GTCCCCGCCCAGATTTGTCCTGTTCcttgttcctctgctgctcttcctcatcG GCCCATGTTGGTTTGGCCTCGCCGGCATACAGTCCATCCTCGCAGCTTTAAACATCACAGATTGGACGAAGGTGGTCTCCGACGTCCCCGCTCTGTCCTCCATGTACAGCTTCATGTCCTCACAGAGCCCATCAGCGGAGAACGCTGCAGAGGGGTCAGGGGAGGTGCAGCTGTATGAGGAGCCGCTCTATCCTCGACCTCCACCAGCCGAGGAG GAAGAGTCGGACCGGCTCGTCGGCCTGGAGCAGAGTCTGACGGTGCTGTGGGGGCGTGTGGAGGCCGCAGGgcagcaggcagagcagagacacagggaggtTCTCGGGCTGTACGCCGACCTCCAGCAGCGCGTCTCTGCTCGGAGCGGCGAGGACGACCTGCAGCTATGGCTCAGCAGCCTGATCGACCATGAGCTGACCGAGCTGAGGAGGCGACTGGACGAGGAGCGACAGAGGGAGCAG atgcagcagctgtcGCAGCAGCAGAGTCTATCGTCTCGTCTGGatcagctggagctgcagctgctggcgGCTCAAACAGAG GAGGATCAGTGGAGGCGAGAAGCTGCGTCCGTTCCACAGTCAACACTTCCTGCTGCCATCAG TATGGGTGTGGACCGTCAGTCCCATGACGCCTTGCTGGCGGAGGTAGCGAGGTTGGAGGTGGCTCTGGAGGACGTAAGGCGGGATGTGGACGGTCTGTCTGGGTTCAAGGACCGTTGCCGACAACTCGATGGAGTCCAGCAGACG ATCTCGGAACAGGTTTCCGCTCAGGTGCGCGAGGAGGTTCGGGCTCTCGTTTATGGGAATCAGGTGACAGTGGCGGGCGGAGGAGACTCCGACACTCTCCCAGAGTCGCTCCTCCAGTGGCTGTCGCAGCAGTATGTCAGTAGGGCtgacctgcaggtggcgctgtcgTCTCTGGAGCGCAGCATCCTGCAGAACATCAAACTGCAGCTGGTGCAGCATCGCAACGAGGAGGTCAGAGAGACCGTCCTGCAAACCACCGGGACTGCCGGGGACACCGTCACCCCGGAG GATGTCCACGTGATCGTGAAGAACGCTCTGCGGCTGTTTTCCCAGGACCAGACTGGCCTCGCCGACTACGCTCTGGAGTCTGGAG ggggcagtgttCTGAGCACTCGCTGCTCTGAGACGTACGAGACGAAGGCGGCGCTGCTCAGTCTGTTCGGACTTCCTCTCTGGTATTTCTCTCAGTCTCCTCGAACTGTCATCCAG CCGGACGTCCATCCAGGAAACTGCTGGGCGTTCAGAGGCTCCACAGGTTTCCTGGTGATCCGTCTCTCCATGAGGATCCTCCCCACGGCCTTCTCCCTGGAGCACATCCCCAAAGCCCTGGCACCCAGTGGGGCGCTGCACAGCGCTCCCCGAGACTTCAGCGTCTAC GGTCTAGATGACGAGCGTCAGGACAGAGGGAAGCTGCTGGGCGTGTACACGTATGACGAGGATGGAGAAGCTCTGCAGACCTACGCCGCCACT GAGGAGAACGATCAGATGTTCCAGATCATCGAGGTGAAGGTTTTGTCCAACTGGGGCCACCAGGAGTACACGTGCATTTACCGTTTCAGAGTGCACGGGTCGCCCAGTGACGTCTGA
- the LOC117752805 gene encoding SUN domain-containing protein 1-like isoform X2: MMVFLSSDSEPQVVSSLRTRTMSRLSLRLDNGLLDHSLPLSSASYSAGGGSWRSSRSLKPRRSQHHSVSCSESLLVPSPRKPSGRSLHSSSVHSVTSDTSLLSSLLDESSIQDATLVDTLWGLDHDVDPKESTIVAEQSTVLANCTLIGSDSFCVKHTGQTLSRVYCELHPDKKESVTTRSSSSKYTTSSSSVSGERELETSIVYDRDRSRRRRTGVLASMLDAGVNVSRRAAACVISLLTLICSCLSLQRRHHMTDVLQMWLDLSVVCVRRAAGVCSSVLTLTWQVCQRVTHSDHSRGARSDHCGVMELKETTNSLKEALHPNGSLCDGCKEKQLLETDAVASSSRSSLAASVWGLMWSAAVFTGKTGGAILRWLSRRWHHMTAPDRAVLLTRSPPRFVLFLVPLLLFLIGPCWFGLAGIQSILAALNITDWTKVVSDVPALSSMYSFMSSQSPSAENAAEGSGEVQLYEEPLYPRPPPAEEEESDRLVGLEQSLTVLWGRVEAAGQQAEQRHREVLGLYADLQQRVSARSGEDDLQLWLSSLIDHELTELRRRLDEERQREQMQQLSQQQSLSSRLDQLELQLLAAQTEEDQWRREAASVPQSTLPAAISMGVDRQSHDALLAEVARLEVALEDVRRDVDGLSGFKDRCRQLDGVQQTISEQVSAQVREEVRALVYGNQVTVAGGGDSDTLPESLLQWLSQQYVSRADLQVALSSLERSILQNIKLQLVQHRNEEVRETVLQTTGTAGDTVTPEDVHVIVKNALRLFSQDQTGLADYALESGGGSVLSTRCSETYETKAALLSLFGLPLWYFSQSPRTVIQPDVHPGNCWAFRGSTGFLVIRLSMRILPTAFSLEHIPKALAPSGALHSAPRDFSVYGLDDERQDRGKLLGVYTYDEDGEALQTYAATEENDQMFQIIEVKVLSNWGHQEYTCIYRFRVHGSPSDV, translated from the exons ATGATGGT CTTCTTGTCGTCGGACTCGGAGCCGCAGGTCGTCTCCTCCCTTCGGACCAGGACCATGTCCAGACTCAGTCTGCGGCTCGATAACGGTCTGTTGGATCACAGTCTGCCGCTCAGCAGCGCCTCCTACAGCgcaggaggaggcagctggaggagcagcag GTCCCTGAAGCCTCGTCGTTCCCAGCATCACTCTGTCTCCTGCTCGGAGTCTCTCCTCGTCCCGTCTCCTCGTAAACCGTCCGGCCGCtcgctccacagcagcagcgtcCACAGCGTGACCTCAGACACCTCCCTGCTGTCCTCGCTGCTGGACGAGTCGTCCATCCAGGACGCCACGCTGGTCGACACCCTCTGGG GTTTGGACCATGACGTTGATCCTAAAG AAAGCACCATCGTAGCAGAGCAGAGTACTGTCCTGGCAAACtgcactctgattggctcagaCAGCTTCTGTGTCAAACACACGGGGCAGACGCTCAGCAGGGTTTACTGTGAGCTGCATCCGGACAAGAAGGAGTCCGTCACCACACGCAGTTCCTCCTCCAAAtacaccacctcctcctcctcggtgtCAGGGGAGAGAGAACTGGAGACCTCCATCGTCTACGACCGAGATCGGAGCCGCAGGAGGAGAACAG GTGTTTTGGCATCCATGTTGGatgcaggtgtgaatgtgagcaggAGGGCGGCGGCCTGTGTCATCTCCCTGCTCACTCTGATTTGCAGTTGCCTGTCGCTGCAGAGACGCCACCACATGACAG ATGTGCTGCAGATGTGGCTGGACCtgtcagtggtgtgtgtgaggagagcagcaggcgtctgcagctctgtgctcaCACTCACCTGGCAGGTGTGTCAGCGCGTCACACACTCTGACCACAGTCGTGGAG CTCGGTCTGATCACTGTGGAGTCATGGAGTTGAAGGAGACGACCAACAGCCTGAAGGAGGCGCTACATCCCAATGGATCTCTGT GTGACGGCTGTAAGGAGAAGCAGCTCTTGGAGACGGACGCCGTCGCCTCTTCCTCGAGGTCGTCACTGGCGGCCTCTGTGTGGGGGCTGATGTGGAGCGCTGCTGTTTTCACAG gtaaaACAGGAGGTGCCATCCTCCGGTGGCTCAGCAGAAGATGGCATCACATGACTGCTCCTGATCGTGCCGTCCTACTGACTCg GTCCCCGCCCAGATTTGTCCTGTTCcttgttcctctgctgctcttcctcatcG GCCCATGTTGGTTTGGCCTCGCCGGCATACAGTCCATCCTCGCAGCTTTAAACATCACAGATTGGACGAAGGTGGTCTCCGACGTCCCCGCTCTGTCCTCCATGTACAGCTTCATGTCCTCACAGAGCCCATCAGCGGAGAACGCTGCAGAGGGGTCAGGGGAGGTGCAGCTGTATGAGGAGCCGCTCTATCCTCGACCTCCACCAGCCGAGGAG GAAGAGTCGGACCGGCTCGTCGGCCTGGAGCAGAGTCTGACGGTGCTGTGGGGGCGTGTGGAGGCCGCAGGgcagcaggcagagcagagacacagggaggtTCTCGGGCTGTACGCCGACCTCCAGCAGCGCGTCTCTGCTCGGAGCGGCGAGGACGACCTGCAGCTATGGCTCAGCAGCCTGATCGACCATGAGCTGACCGAGCTGAGGAGGCGACTGGACGAGGAGCGACAGAGGGAGCAG atgcagcagctgtcGCAGCAGCAGAGTCTATCGTCTCGTCTGGatcagctggagctgcagctgctggcgGCTCAAACAGAG GAGGATCAGTGGAGGCGAGAAGCTGCGTCCGTTCCACAGTCAACACTTCCTGCTGCCATCAG TATGGGTGTGGACCGTCAGTCCCATGACGCCTTGCTGGCGGAGGTAGCGAGGTTGGAGGTGGCTCTGGAGGACGTAAGGCGGGATGTGGACGGTCTGTCTGGGTTCAAGGACCGTTGCCGACAACTCGATGGAGTCCAGCAGACG ATCTCGGAACAGGTTTCCGCTCAGGTGCGCGAGGAGGTTCGGGCTCTCGTTTATGGGAATCAGGTGACAGTGGCGGGCGGAGGAGACTCCGACACTCTCCCAGAGTCGCTCCTCCAGTGGCTGTCGCAGCAGTATGTCAGTAGGGCtgacctgcaggtggcgctgtcgTCTCTGGAGCGCAGCATCCTGCAGAACATCAAACTGCAGCTGGTGCAGCATCGCAACGAGGAGGTCAGAGAGACCGTCCTGCAAACCACCGGGACTGCCGGGGACACCGTCACCCCGGAG GATGTCCACGTGATCGTGAAGAACGCTCTGCGGCTGTTTTCCCAGGACCAGACTGGCCTCGCCGACTACGCTCTGGAGTCTGGAG ggggcagtgttCTGAGCACTCGCTGCTCTGAGACGTACGAGACGAAGGCGGCGCTGCTCAGTCTGTTCGGACTTCCTCTCTGGTATTTCTCTCAGTCTCCTCGAACTGTCATCCAG CCGGACGTCCATCCAGGAAACTGCTGGGCGTTCAGAGGCTCCACAGGTTTCCTGGTGATCCGTCTCTCCATGAGGATCCTCCCCACGGCCTTCTCCCTGGAGCACATCCCCAAAGCCCTGGCACCCAGTGGGGCGCTGCACAGCGCTCCCCGAGACTTCAGCGTCTAC GGTCTAGATGACGAGCGTCAGGACAGAGGGAAGCTGCTGGGCGTGTACACGTATGACGAGGATGGAGAAGCTCTGCAGACCTACGCCGCCACT GAGGAGAACGATCAGATGTTCCAGATCATCGAGGTGAAGGTTTTGTCCAACTGGGGCCACCAGGAGTACACGTGCATTTACCGTTTCAGAGTGCACGGGTCGCCCAGTGACGTCTGA
- the LOC117752805 gene encoding SUN domain-containing protein 1-like isoform X3 — translation MSDEDLYLQSWGWTDLSSFLSSDSEPQVVSSLRTRTMSRLSLRLDNGLLDHSLPLSSASYSAGGGSWRSSRSLKPRRSQHHSVSCSESLLVPSPRKPSGRSLHSSSVHSVTSDTSLLSSLLDESSIQDATLVDTLWGLDHDVDPKESTIVAEQSTVLANCTLIGSDSFCVKHTGQTLSRVYCELHPDKKESVTTRSSSSKYTTSSSSVSGERELETSIVYDRDRSRRRRTAGVLASMLDAGVNVSRRAAACVISLLTLICSCLSLQRRHHMTDVLQMWLDLSVVCVRRAAGVCSSVLTLTWQVCQRVTHSDHSRGARSDHCGVMELKETTNSLKEALHPNGSLCDGCKEKQLLETDAVASSSRSSLAASVWGLMWSAAVFTGKTGGAILRWLSRRWHHMTAPDRAVLLTRSPPRFVLFLVPLLLFLIGPCWFGLAGIQSILAALNITDWTKVVSDVPALSSMYSFMSSQSPSAENAAEGSGEVQLYEEPLYPRPPPAEEEESDRLVGLEQSLTVLWGRVEAAGQQAEQRHREVLGLYADLQQRVSARSGEDDLQLWLSSLIDHELTELRRRLDEERQREQMQQLSQQQSLSSRLDQLELQLLAAQTEEDQWRREAASVPQSTLPAAISMGVDRQSHDALLAEVARLEVALEDVRRDVDGLSGFKDRCRQLDGVQQTISEQVSAQVREEVRALVYGNQVTVAGGGDSDTLPESLLQWLSQQYVSRADLQVALSSLERSILQNIKLQLVQHRNEEVRETVLQTTGTAGDTVTPEDVHVIVKNALRLFSQDQTGLADYALESGGGSVLSTRCSETYETKAALLSLFGLPLWYFSQSPRTVIQPDVHPGNCWAFRGSTGFLVIRLSMRILPTAFSLEHIPKALAPSGALHSAPRDFSVYGLDDERQDRGKLLGVYTYDEDGEALQTYAATEENDQMFQIIEVKVLSNWGHQEYTCIYRFRVHGSPSDV, via the exons ATGAGTGACGAGGACCTGTACCTGCAGAGTTGGGGCTGGACTGATCT CTCTAGCTTCTTGTCGTCGGACTCGGAGCCGCAGGTCGTCTCCTCCCTTCGGACCAGGACCATGTCCAGACTCAGTCTGCGGCTCGATAACGGTCTGTTGGATCACAGTCTGCCGCTCAGCAGCGCCTCCTACAGCgcaggaggaggcagctggaggagcagcag GTCCCTGAAGCCTCGTCGTTCCCAGCATCACTCTGTCTCCTGCTCGGAGTCTCTCCTCGTCCCGTCTCCTCGTAAACCGTCCGGCCGCtcgctccacagcagcagcgtcCACAGCGTGACCTCAGACACCTCCCTGCTGTCCTCGCTGCTGGACGAGTCGTCCATCCAGGACGCCACGCTGGTCGACACCCTCTGGG GTTTGGACCATGACGTTGATCCTAAAG AAAGCACCATCGTAGCAGAGCAGAGTACTGTCCTGGCAAACtgcactctgattggctcagaCAGCTTCTGTGTCAAACACACGGGGCAGACGCTCAGCAGGGTTTACTGTGAGCTGCATCCGGACAAGAAGGAGTCCGTCACCACACGCAGTTCCTCCTCCAAAtacaccacctcctcctcctcggtgtCAGGGGAGAGAGAACTGGAGACCTCCATCGTCTACGACCGAGATCGGAGCCGCAGGAGGAGAACAG CAGGTGTTTTGGCATCCATGTTGGatgcaggtgtgaatgtgagcaggAGGGCGGCGGCCTGTGTCATCTCCCTGCTCACTCTGATTTGCAGTTGCCTGTCGCTGCAGAGACGCCACCACATGACAG ATGTGCTGCAGATGTGGCTGGACCtgtcagtggtgtgtgtgaggagagcagcaggcgtctgcagctctgtgctcaCACTCACCTGGCAGGTGTGTCAGCGCGTCACACACTCTGACCACAGTCGTGGAG CTCGGTCTGATCACTGTGGAGTCATGGAGTTGAAGGAGACGACCAACAGCCTGAAGGAGGCGCTACATCCCAATGGATCTCTGT GTGACGGCTGTAAGGAGAAGCAGCTCTTGGAGACGGACGCCGTCGCCTCTTCCTCGAGGTCGTCACTGGCGGCCTCTGTGTGGGGGCTGATGTGGAGCGCTGCTGTTTTCACAG gtaaaACAGGAGGTGCCATCCTCCGGTGGCTCAGCAGAAGATGGCATCACATGACTGCTCCTGATCGTGCCGTCCTACTGACTCg GTCCCCGCCCAGATTTGTCCTGTTCcttgttcctctgctgctcttcctcatcG GCCCATGTTGGTTTGGCCTCGCCGGCATACAGTCCATCCTCGCAGCTTTAAACATCACAGATTGGACGAAGGTGGTCTCCGACGTCCCCGCTCTGTCCTCCATGTACAGCTTCATGTCCTCACAGAGCCCATCAGCGGAGAACGCTGCAGAGGGGTCAGGGGAGGTGCAGCTGTATGAGGAGCCGCTCTATCCTCGACCTCCACCAGCCGAGGAG GAAGAGTCGGACCGGCTCGTCGGCCTGGAGCAGAGTCTGACGGTGCTGTGGGGGCGTGTGGAGGCCGCAGGgcagcaggcagagcagagacacagggaggtTCTCGGGCTGTACGCCGACCTCCAGCAGCGCGTCTCTGCTCGGAGCGGCGAGGACGACCTGCAGCTATGGCTCAGCAGCCTGATCGACCATGAGCTGACCGAGCTGAGGAGGCGACTGGACGAGGAGCGACAGAGGGAGCAG atgcagcagctgtcGCAGCAGCAGAGTCTATCGTCTCGTCTGGatcagctggagctgcagctgctggcgGCTCAAACAGAG GAGGATCAGTGGAGGCGAGAAGCTGCGTCCGTTCCACAGTCAACACTTCCTGCTGCCATCAG TATGGGTGTGGACCGTCAGTCCCATGACGCCTTGCTGGCGGAGGTAGCGAGGTTGGAGGTGGCTCTGGAGGACGTAAGGCGGGATGTGGACGGTCTGTCTGGGTTCAAGGACCGTTGCCGACAACTCGATGGAGTCCAGCAGACG ATCTCGGAACAGGTTTCCGCTCAGGTGCGCGAGGAGGTTCGGGCTCTCGTTTATGGGAATCAGGTGACAGTGGCGGGCGGAGGAGACTCCGACACTCTCCCAGAGTCGCTCCTCCAGTGGCTGTCGCAGCAGTATGTCAGTAGGGCtgacctgcaggtggcgctgtcgTCTCTGGAGCGCAGCATCCTGCAGAACATCAAACTGCAGCTGGTGCAGCATCGCAACGAGGAGGTCAGAGAGACCGTCCTGCAAACCACCGGGACTGCCGGGGACACCGTCACCCCGGAG GATGTCCACGTGATCGTGAAGAACGCTCTGCGGCTGTTTTCCCAGGACCAGACTGGCCTCGCCGACTACGCTCTGGAGTCTGGAG ggggcagtgttCTGAGCACTCGCTGCTCTGAGACGTACGAGACGAAGGCGGCGCTGCTCAGTCTGTTCGGACTTCCTCTCTGGTATTTCTCTCAGTCTCCTCGAACTGTCATCCAG CCGGACGTCCATCCAGGAAACTGCTGGGCGTTCAGAGGCTCCACAGGTTTCCTGGTGATCCGTCTCTCCATGAGGATCCTCCCCACGGCCTTCTCCCTGGAGCACATCCCCAAAGCCCTGGCACCCAGTGGGGCGCTGCACAGCGCTCCCCGAGACTTCAGCGTCTAC GGTCTAGATGACGAGCGTCAGGACAGAGGGAAGCTGCTGGGCGTGTACACGTATGACGAGGATGGAGAAGCTCTGCAGACCTACGCCGCCACT GAGGAGAACGATCAGATGTTCCAGATCATCGAGGTGAAGGTTTTGTCCAACTGGGGCCACCAGGAGTACACGTGCATTTACCGTTTCAGAGTGCACGGGTCGCCCAGTGACGTCTGA
- the LOC117752805 gene encoding SUN domain-containing protein 1-like isoform X5 translates to MRRHSFLSSDSEPQVVSSLRTRTMSRLSLRLDNGLLDHSLPLSSASYSAGGGSWRSSRSLKPRRSQHHSVSCSESLLVPSPRKPSGRSLHSSSVHSVTSDTSLLSSLLDESSIQDATLVDTLWGLDHDVDPKESTIVAEQSTVLANCTLIGSDSFCVKHTGQTLSRVYCELHPDKKESVTTRSSSSKYTTSSSSVSGERELETSIVYDRDRSRRRRTAGVLASMLDAGVNVSRRAAACVISLLTLICSCLSLQRRHHMTDVLQMWLDLSVVCVRRAAGVCSSVLTLTWQVCQRVTHSDHSRGARSDHCGVMELKETTNSLKEALHPNGSLCDGCKEKQLLETDAVASSSRSSLAASVWGLMWSAAVFTGKTGGAILRWLSRRWHHMTAPDRAVLLTRSPPRFVLFLVPLLLFLIGPCWFGLAGIQSILAALNITDWTKVVSDVPALSSMYSFMSSQSPSAENAAEGSGEVQLYEEPLYPRPPPAEEEESDRLVGLEQSLTVLWGRVEAAGQQAEQRHREVLGLYADLQQRVSARSGEDDLQLWLSSLIDHELTELRRRLDEERQREQMQQLSQQQSLSSRLDQLELQLLAAQTEEDQWRREAASVPQSTLPAAISMGVDRQSHDALLAEVARLEVALEDVRRDVDGLSGFKDRCRQLDGVQQTISEQVSAQVREEVRALVYGNQVTVAGGGDSDTLPESLLQWLSQQYVSRADLQVALSSLERSILQNIKLQLVQHRNEEVRETVLQTTGTAGDTVTPEDVHVIVKNALRLFSQDQTGLADYALESGGGSVLSTRCSETYETKAALLSLFGLPLWYFSQSPRTVIQPDVHPGNCWAFRGSTGFLVIRLSMRILPTAFSLEHIPKALAPSGALHSAPRDFSVYGLDDERQDRGKLLGVYTYDEDGEALQTYAATEENDQMFQIIEVKVLSNWGHQEYTCIYRFRVHGSPSDV, encoded by the exons ATGAGAAGACACAG CTTCTTGTCGTCGGACTCGGAGCCGCAGGTCGTCTCCTCCCTTCGGACCAGGACCATGTCCAGACTCAGTCTGCGGCTCGATAACGGTCTGTTGGATCACAGTCTGCCGCTCAGCAGCGCCTCCTACAGCgcaggaggaggcagctggaggagcagcag GTCCCTGAAGCCTCGTCGTTCCCAGCATCACTCTGTCTCCTGCTCGGAGTCTCTCCTCGTCCCGTCTCCTCGTAAACCGTCCGGCCGCtcgctccacagcagcagcgtcCACAGCGTGACCTCAGACACCTCCCTGCTGTCCTCGCTGCTGGACGAGTCGTCCATCCAGGACGCCACGCTGGTCGACACCCTCTGGG GTTTGGACCATGACGTTGATCCTAAAG AAAGCACCATCGTAGCAGAGCAGAGTACTGTCCTGGCAAACtgcactctgattggctcagaCAGCTTCTGTGTCAAACACACGGGGCAGACGCTCAGCAGGGTTTACTGTGAGCTGCATCCGGACAAGAAGGAGTCCGTCACCACACGCAGTTCCTCCTCCAAAtacaccacctcctcctcctcggtgtCAGGGGAGAGAGAACTGGAGACCTCCATCGTCTACGACCGAGATCGGAGCCGCAGGAGGAGAACAG CAGGTGTTTTGGCATCCATGTTGGatgcaggtgtgaatgtgagcaggAGGGCGGCGGCCTGTGTCATCTCCCTGCTCACTCTGATTTGCAGTTGCCTGTCGCTGCAGAGACGCCACCACATGACAG ATGTGCTGCAGATGTGGCTGGACCtgtcagtggtgtgtgtgaggagagcagcaggcgtctgcagctctgtgctcaCACTCACCTGGCAGGTGTGTCAGCGCGTCACACACTCTGACCACAGTCGTGGAG CTCGGTCTGATCACTGTGGAGTCATGGAGTTGAAGGAGACGACCAACAGCCTGAAGGAGGCGCTACATCCCAATGGATCTCTGT GTGACGGCTGTAAGGAGAAGCAGCTCTTGGAGACGGACGCCGTCGCCTCTTCCTCGAGGTCGTCACTGGCGGCCTCTGTGTGGGGGCTGATGTGGAGCGCTGCTGTTTTCACAG gtaaaACAGGAGGTGCCATCCTCCGGTGGCTCAGCAGAAGATGGCATCACATGACTGCTCCTGATCGTGCCGTCCTACTGACTCg GTCCCCGCCCAGATTTGTCCTGTTCcttgttcctctgctgctcttcctcatcG GCCCATGTTGGTTTGGCCTCGCCGGCATACAGTCCATCCTCGCAGCTTTAAACATCACAGATTGGACGAAGGTGGTCTCCGACGTCCCCGCTCTGTCCTCCATGTACAGCTTCATGTCCTCACAGAGCCCATCAGCGGAGAACGCTGCAGAGGGGTCAGGGGAGGTGCAGCTGTATGAGGAGCCGCTCTATCCTCGACCTCCACCAGCCGAGGAG GAAGAGTCGGACCGGCTCGTCGGCCTGGAGCAGAGTCTGACGGTGCTGTGGGGGCGTGTGGAGGCCGCAGGgcagcaggcagagcagagacacagggaggtTCTCGGGCTGTACGCCGACCTCCAGCAGCGCGTCTCTGCTCGGAGCGGCGAGGACGACCTGCAGCTATGGCTCAGCAGCCTGATCGACCATGAGCTGACCGAGCTGAGGAGGCGACTGGACGAGGAGCGACAGAGGGAGCAG atgcagcagctgtcGCAGCAGCAGAGTCTATCGTCTCGTCTGGatcagctggagctgcagctgctggcgGCTCAAACAGAG GAGGATCAGTGGAGGCGAGAAGCTGCGTCCGTTCCACAGTCAACACTTCCTGCTGCCATCAG TATGGGTGTGGACCGTCAGTCCCATGACGCCTTGCTGGCGGAGGTAGCGAGGTTGGAGGTGGCTCTGGAGGACGTAAGGCGGGATGTGGACGGTCTGTCTGGGTTCAAGGACCGTTGCCGACAACTCGATGGAGTCCAGCAGACG ATCTCGGAACAGGTTTCCGCTCAGGTGCGCGAGGAGGTTCGGGCTCTCGTTTATGGGAATCAGGTGACAGTGGCGGGCGGAGGAGACTCCGACACTCTCCCAGAGTCGCTCCTCCAGTGGCTGTCGCAGCAGTATGTCAGTAGGGCtgacctgcaggtggcgctgtcgTCTCTGGAGCGCAGCATCCTGCAGAACATCAAACTGCAGCTGGTGCAGCATCGCAACGAGGAGGTCAGAGAGACCGTCCTGCAAACCACCGGGACTGCCGGGGACACCGTCACCCCGGAG GATGTCCACGTGATCGTGAAGAACGCTCTGCGGCTGTTTTCCCAGGACCAGACTGGCCTCGCCGACTACGCTCTGGAGTCTGGAG ggggcagtgttCTGAGCACTCGCTGCTCTGAGACGTACGAGACGAAGGCGGCGCTGCTCAGTCTGTTCGGACTTCCTCTCTGGTATTTCTCTCAGTCTCCTCGAACTGTCATCCAG CCGGACGTCCATCCAGGAAACTGCTGGGCGTTCAGAGGCTCCACAGGTTTCCTGGTGATCCGTCTCTCCATGAGGATCCTCCCCACGGCCTTCTCCCTGGAGCACATCCCCAAAGCCCTGGCACCCAGTGGGGCGCTGCACAGCGCTCCCCGAGACTTCAGCGTCTAC GGTCTAGATGACGAGCGTCAGGACAGAGGGAAGCTGCTGGGCGTGTACACGTATGACGAGGATGGAGAAGCTCTGCAGACCTACGCCGCCACT GAGGAGAACGATCAGATGTTCCAGATCATCGAGGTGAAGGTTTTGTCCAACTGGGGCCACCAGGAGTACACGTGCATTTACCGTTTCAGAGTGCACGGGTCGCCCAGTGACGTCTGA